One Nostoc sp. UHCC 0302 DNA window includes the following coding sequences:
- the argS gene encoding arginine--tRNA ligase produces MNATQEQLKVKFEQALVAAFGAEYAGVDPILVSASNPRFGDYQANVALSLSKKLGQQPRAIASTIVEKLDVSEICEPPEIAGPGFINLKLKTAYIEVQLNAIQADPRLGVPPTKTPKREIVDFSSPNIAKEMHVGHLRSTIIGDSIARILEFQGHDVLRLNHVGDWGTQFGMLITYLREVYPEALTTANALNIGDLVSFYRQAKQRFDTDDTFQETARQEVVRLQAGAEDTLHAWKLLCEQSRHEFQVIYDLLDINLTERGESFYNPLLPGIVEDLEKSGLLVENQGAKCVFLEGFTNREGEPLPLIVQKSDGGYNYATTDLAALRYRIQQDEAKRIIYVTDVGQANHFAQVFQVARKAGWIPDDVELVHVPFGLVLGEDGKRYRTRSSDTVPLRDLLDEAIARTHTELVARLKEEEREETEEFINKVAEVVGISAVKYADLSQNRTSNYIFSYDKMLDLKGNTAPYMLYAYARIQGISRKGGINLGNLGNNTKVLLQHETELALAKYLLQLDEVLSTVEQDLLPHRLCEYLYELSKKFNHFYDRNQGVRVLDAEEPLRTSRLVLCDLTAKTLKLGLSLLGIQVLERM; encoded by the coding sequence ATGAACGCTACACAAGAACAACTAAAAGTAAAATTTGAGCAGGCTTTGGTGGCTGCTTTTGGCGCTGAATACGCCGGAGTAGATCCGATTTTGGTTTCTGCTAGCAATCCTAGATTTGGGGATTATCAAGCGAATGTGGCTTTATCCCTAAGTAAAAAATTAGGACAGCAACCAAGAGCGATCGCTTCGACAATTGTTGAGAAACTAGATGTATCCGAAATCTGCGAACCACCAGAAATTGCTGGGCCGGGATTTATCAACTTAAAACTGAAAACAGCATACATAGAAGTACAACTCAATGCTATTCAGGCAGATCCCAGGCTAGGAGTTCCACCGACGAAAACGCCCAAGCGTGAAATTGTAGATTTTTCCAGTCCGAATATTGCTAAAGAAATGCACGTCGGACACTTGCGTTCTACTATTATTGGTGATTCCATCGCTCGCATTCTGGAATTTCAAGGACACGATGTTCTACGGTTAAATCATGTGGGTGATTGGGGTACGCAATTTGGAATGTTAATCACCTACCTGCGTGAAGTTTACCCAGAAGCCCTTACTACCGCTAACGCTTTAAATATTGGGGATTTAGTTAGCTTTTACCGTCAAGCTAAACAGCGATTTGATACGGATGACACATTCCAAGAGACGGCACGGCAAGAAGTCGTAAGATTACAGGCAGGTGCAGAAGATACACTCCATGCTTGGAAACTTTTATGCGAACAATCGCGGCATGAGTTTCAGGTAATTTATGATTTGTTAGATATTAACTTAACCGAACGGGGAGAATCTTTTTACAATCCCTTACTACCAGGAATTGTAGAAGATTTAGAAAAATCCGGATTACTAGTAGAAAATCAAGGGGCGAAGTGCGTTTTCTTAGAAGGATTTACCAATAGAGAAGGTGAACCTTTACCCTTGATTGTGCAGAAATCTGATGGTGGTTATAACTATGCCACAACAGATTTAGCAGCTTTGCGCTACCGAATTCAACAAGATGAAGCAAAGCGGATAATTTATGTAACAGATGTTGGACAAGCAAATCACTTTGCCCAAGTTTTCCAGGTAGCACGCAAAGCAGGATGGATTCCTGATGATGTGGAACTAGTTCATGTTCCCTTTGGTTTGGTGTTGGGGGAAGATGGCAAGAGATACAGAACTCGTTCAAGTGATACTGTACCATTACGGGATTTGTTGGATGAAGCGATCGCTCGTACTCATACAGAGCTAGTAGCTAGGCTAAAAGAGGAAGAACGCGAAGAAACTGAAGAATTTATTAATAAAGTTGCTGAGGTAGTTGGGATTAGTGCGGTTAAATATGCTGACTTAAGCCAAAACCGCACTAGTAACTACATTTTCAGCTACGATAAAATGCTGGATCTTAAAGGTAATACTGCACCTTATATGCTATATGCTTATGCACGCATTCAAGGTATTAGCCGCAAGGGTGGTATTAACTTGGGGAATCTGGGAAATAACACCAAAGTTTTGTTGCAGCATGAAACAGAATTAGCATTGGCAAAGTACTTACTACAGTTGGATGAAGTTCTTAGTACTGTAGAGCAAGATTTATTGCCTCATCGGTTATGCGAGTATTTGTATGAGTTGAGTAAAAAGTTTAATCACTTTTACGATCGCAATCAAGGTGTTCGGGTACTGGATGCAGAGGAACCCCTACGCACATCTCGTTTGGTTCTGTGTGATTTAACTGCGAAAACTTTGAAGTTGGGACTATCTTTGCTGGGAATTCAGGTACTTGAAAGGATGTAA
- a CDS encoding Uma2 family endonuclease: MVQTPSKSITLAEFLKLPETKPASEYIDGKIIQKPMPQGEHSTIQGEMIIAINAVVKPLKIARAFPELRCTFGGRSIVPDIAVFSWERIPRKENGGVANLFLAAPDWTIEILSPDQRQTKVTKNILHCLNYETQMGWLIDPEEQAVFVFTRNQQPVVLDELEALLPVPEFANELRLTVKDLFGWLLE, encoded by the coding sequence ATGGTACAGACACCATCGAAAAGCATAACTTTGGCAGAGTTTTTGAAGCTACCAGAAACCAAACCCGCTAGTGAATACATTGATGGTAAAATTATTCAAAAACCTATGCCACAAGGAGAACATAGCACTATTCAAGGTGAGATGATTATTGCTATTAATGCCGTTGTTAAGCCTCTAAAAATTGCACGAGCATTTCCAGAACTACGGTGTACATTTGGTGGCAGATCAATAGTGCCAGACATAGCGGTATTTTCTTGGGAGAGAATTCCTCGCAAAGAAAATGGCGGTGTAGCAAATTTATTTTTAGCAGCCCCAGATTGGACAATTGAAATTCTATCACCTGACCAAAGACAAACAAAAGTTACAAAGAATATTCTCCATTGCCTCAATTATGAAACTCAAATGGGTTGGCTAATTGATCCAGAAGAGCAAGCAGTCTTTGTTTTTACACGCAATCAACAGCCAGTTGTGTTAGATGAGTTAGAGGCTTTACTTCCTGTACCAGAGTTTGCAAATGAACTACGGCTGACAGTGAAAGATTTATTTGGCTGGTTATTGGAGTAA
- the nadC gene encoding carboxylating nicotinate-nucleotide diphosphorylase — protein MSFSPVLPPSIVLDPLLRAWLLEDIGRGDCTTNSLLSPDSTTGTALWIAKAPGIIAGLTLATRVFQLLNEKVSFVAVAAEGAKCEPGQVIAEINGSLDALLMGERVALNLAMRLSGIATLTYIYVEQIADLPAQLVDTRKTTPGLRILEKYATALGGATNHRMGLDDAVMIKDNHIAAAGGIGEAITRIRSQIPYPLTIEVETESLKQVKEALQHKADIIMLDNMPLDMMCEAVQLIRQQDNRVKIEASGNVTLETIRAVAETGVDYISSSAPITQSRWLDLSMRIK, from the coding sequence GTGAGTTTTTCTCCTGTTCTCCCCCCAAGCATCGTTCTTGACCCTCTGCTACGTGCTTGGTTGCTCGAAGATATCGGAAGGGGCGATTGCACCACTAATTCCCTTCTTTCTCCTGATTCAACAACAGGCACTGCTCTCTGGATTGCTAAAGCTCCTGGAATTATTGCTGGTTTAACACTCGCCACACGCGTTTTTCAGCTTTTAAATGAAAAAGTCAGCTTTGTAGCAGTTGCGGCTGAAGGTGCAAAGTGTGAGCCAGGACAGGTAATAGCTGAAATTAATGGTTCGTTGGATGCGCTGCTGATGGGGGAACGAGTTGCGCTGAACCTAGCTATGCGCTTGAGTGGGATTGCAACTTTAACTTATATATATGTAGAGCAGATTGCTGATTTACCTGCTCAGTTGGTGGACACACGTAAAACGACACCAGGACTGAGAATTTTAGAAAAGTACGCGACTGCTTTGGGAGGAGCGACTAATCACCGTATGGGGCTGGATGATGCGGTGATGATTAAAGATAACCATATAGCTGCGGCTGGGGGAATTGGAGAAGCAATTACCCGCATCCGTTCTCAGATTCCTTACCCGTTGACGATAGAAGTAGAAACGGAAAGTTTAAAGCAGGTGAAAGAAGCTTTACAACATAAAGCCGACATTATCATGTTAGATAATATGCCTTTGGATATGATGTGTGAGGCAGTGCAGTTGATTCGTCAGCAAGATAATCGTGTGAAAATCGAAGCTTCTGGGAATGTAACTTTGGAAACTATTCGTGCTGTGGCAGAAACGGGTGTTGACTATATTTCTAGTAGTGCGCCAATTACTCAGTCAAGATGGTTGGATTTAAGTATGAGGATTAAATAA